CGATTCCTTCCATGAGATTTTGCTTGATAGAGTGCCTGGTCAGCTTGTTCAATAAGTGTGGTTACTGATGCGGCCGCATTTGGAATAACTGTACCTATGCCCATACTTACAGTGACATTTGGTGAAATGAGTGAGTTAGCATGCGGGATTTGCATATGCTCAATGGCTTTTTTAATTCGTTCAGCAACAGAAATGGCTCCGGCTGCAGAAGTGGCTGGAAATATAATGGAAAATTCTTCTCCACCGTATCTTGCAGCAAGATCGCCTGGACGAATACAACACGCTTGGATGGCAGCCGCTATTTGAATTAAGCAGTTATCCCCCTCTTGATGTCCATACGTATCGTTATATAATTTGAAATGATCAATATCGAGCATAATTAATGACAGCGGCTCCCCATTTTGACGCAGGGAACGTTTCCATTCATCTGAAATTCTGCTGTCAAAGCTTCGTCTATTTGCAATTCCCGTCAACCCATCCATGCTGGATAAGTTTTGTAGAATCATATTTGATTCAATAAGCAAACGTTCCTTTTCCTTTGCTTCGGTCACGTTCCGGTAATGCCACAAATGTCCGCTATCATGCTGACCTACATAAATCGGTAAATAATCGAATTCGAATATTTGTCCATTAGTCAGGTGAACCTCCTGATTTAAAGCCATACTATGGGCAGTATATAGGGTCCTAATTGTTTGTAAAAATAAATCAGGATCAGTAAACAAAGGAGCGTTTTTTTGAAATAGCTCATGTCCATTTGTTCCATGCAGCTGTTCGCCATTTTCATTGAGACGAAACATCTGGCAGAACTCTTTATTTACATGAATGATTTTCCTATTTTCATCAAGAGCTAATATGCCAGATTTCAGGGAGCTGACAAGTGCAGACATCCTTGCAGTTTGTTTTTTTCTTTCTAGTTCATAATGACGAGTTCTGTCAAATTGATACCCTAAATGCATGGCTAAACCGATTAAAACAATAGCGCCCATGATTTCTAACCAAACTAATTTATGATAATGCGCAAATGTACATACAGCCAAAATGAGAATGATCATAGAAGAGAATGCATATTGAACCTTGCTTACTATTTTCATTTTTATCACTACCTTATGGTGTTTATATAGTTCTATTTTACTATTTATTCAGCGAATGTTCACTATAATTTACCAATAATTGATAAAAATTGATAAAGTAAAGGAAAGCATGTCGCGTATACTAAGGGGATAGGTTCATTTTTTTACCCATCTGTGTGTTAAATGCTCATACTCTAAGAAAGAGAAAGAGTAACGAGATATATAAATTTTTTCGACATAATAAAAGCAGTCATTCTTAGCTCTATTCGAAGTGAGAAAGTAGTATTTTCCATGAATTTGCTATATAATCTTTACGGGCACAAGACAAAGAAATTGGGGAATTTGTTCTTCAAAACTTTTTTTCGTATTTAAGTGAAAAATGATTTTATTTTATACAATAGGATGATGGAAATGAAAAGAGCAAGGTTAATCTATAATCCAACTTCCGGCAGGGAAGCGATTAAGAAAAGCTTACCGGACGTTCTGGCTAAGCTAGAAGCTGCGGGTTATGAAACATCATGTCATGCGACAACAGGCGAAGGTGACGCCACTGAGGCAGCGAGAATTGCTATTGAACGGGGATATGAAGTAGTAATAGCAGCCGGTGGAGACGGTACGATATACGAAGTGGTTAACGGACTGGCAGATGCGGAAAATCGTCCGAAACTTGGAATTATTCCAGTTGGAACGACCAATGATTTTGCAAGGGCTATTCATGTACCCCGGTCTATCGACCAAGCCGTTGATATTATCACAGCCAACCATACTATGCCTATCGATATCGGTAAGATGAATGAAAAGTATTTCATTAATATCGCAGGCGGCGGCCGTCTGACTGAATTGACCTATGATGTACCGAGTAAGTTAAAAACTATGCTTGGACATCTGGCGTATTATGTTAAAGGAATTGAGATGCTGCCATCATTAAAGCCAACGGAAGTAACAATCGAATATGATGGGAAAATCTATGAAGGCGAAATTATGTTATTCCTAGTCGCAAATACCAATTCTGTCGGCGGTTTCGAAAGACTAGCACCTGATGCTTCGTTGAATGATGGAATGTTTACATTGCTGATTCTCAAGAAAACCAACCTGGCGGATTTTATCAGAATCGCTTCTCTAGCTATGCGAGGAGAGCATATTCATGATCGAAATGTTATTTATGTAAAGGCTAATCGGATAAAGGTGACAACTAAGAAAGAAATGATGCTCAATCTAGATGGTGAATTTGGCGGATTGGCACCTGCAGAATTTGTTAATCAATATCGTCATTTTGATGTCTTTGTTCCTGAAGGTGAACTTCAAGATGATCCAGCTAATCAACGGGAACAAATTGGGGACGTAACAGAAGATCACAAAAACGACTAAAGGGCTGGCTATGCCAGCTTTTTTATTTTTTTATGGAGGGCGCAAAATGAAAATCAGAGAAGGCATTCCTGAAGATGCTGATGAAGCTGTTTATTTAATGAATCTGGCTATAGATGAGATTGGCCAAGCATTAACTGGTGAACAAGAGGAAGCGGCCATACTCGAAGTAATGGCATCTTTTTTTAAAAAGAAACAGAATCGGCTCAGCCATGAAAACACATTGGTTATCGAGGAAAATAGTGAAATTATAGGTGTAATTGTTGTTTATCATGGTAGTGAAGCAGAGAAGCTTGATTGGCCATTAATTGAACAAGTACGCCTGAAATCAGGGAATTCAGATTTACTGATCGATATAGAATCAGAGCCTGAAGATTATTATATTGACACAGTTTGTGTAAAACCTAGTTATCGCGGGAATAGACTGGGAACTACGCTGATAGCCGAAGCAGAAAAACGTGGTCGTAATCTAGGGTACGGACGTATGTCATTAAATGTGGAAGCAGACAATAAAGGAGCAAGGGCTTTATATCAGAAGCTTGGGTATCAAAAAGTTGGTAGTAAGACTATATATGGTCATAGCTATGATTATATGGTTAAAGTGATGTCTTGAAGGAGGGTCAGCCATGATTGAGGGTTGGGTGAAAAATGGAGATATTCGTATTCATTATTTAGATAATACAGGTCCTTCCAAGGAGACAACGCCATTGGTTATCATTCCGGGTATTGCTGAAACTGGAGAGGAATATGAGGATCTAATTCAAGCTCTATTACCCAGGCGTGCACTTGTGGTCACCATGCGTGGAAGAGGACTAAGTGATGCTCCAAAAAGTGGATTCACATTAGAACATCACGTTTCTGATATCGAAGTGGTCGTTAATCGGATTACAATCGATAAGTTTGCCATCTTTGGGTATGGCCGTGGTGTTGCTTATGCGTTAGGCTATGCGGTTGCACATACAGACCGTATAAATGGACTAATTATCGGCGATTATCCAGCCATGCAAAAAGATTTACCTGAAGGTTGGTCTGATTTCTTTCTTAAATCAACCAATAAGCGTGTTTTAGAAAGTATGACGCTTGAAACATTAAAGGCCATTGAAAAAGATTCTAAAAATGTTGATTTTTTGAAACATCTAAAAGAGATTGATTGTCCTGTATTGATTTTACAAGGAAGTGAGGAGAGTGTGGGACTGACAGAAGATGGGGCTAAGGACTATTTACGTGCTATGCCGGATGCGAGGGTAAGAATCATTGATCCTGACAAGCCAGGAAGTACGAATCCTAAATCAGCCGAATTTGCAGATACGCTGAAAAAGTTTTTTCAGGAAACAAAGAACTGTGGAATCAACTAAAAAAATACGGTGAAAGACCCGTATTTTTCTTACTTACATTTGTTGGGTCTGGAGTTCAGCCCAATCATGGTAGGTCCCGCTGCCATTACATCCTGAGCATTCATAAACAGAATTGTAATAGTATTCATTCGGGGCATAGGAATCAAACCCCCGTCCACGGCAATCGGGGCAAAATCCCCTTTCCTCCATTGAACTTACATGTTTTTCATATCTTGCTGCGTTCCAGGCAGAGATAGCTTGAAATATACCCATTCTGCTCACCCCATATTTTTACTTTATTCTGAGCAAACAGCGATGCTTTTATACGCATGTCCACTGAGCAAACTGAAAAATTTACTATATAGTATGTATTTGAACTGTAAATGGTGACAGTTGAACGAAGTCCGTTTTGATTCAAGGGCTTTGTATGTTAAAATACGATAAGCAAAAGGTATTTTGAAAAGAAAAGGGAGATTATATGACTAATACAGCACCAGTAGCTAAAAATGATGATATAGATGTAGTTTTTGAGGATTTAACCCATGATGGAGCAGGAGTAGCAAAAGTAAATGGCTACCCAATCTTTGTTCCGAATACATTGCCGGGTGAAAAAGCAAAAATTAGAGTAGTTAAAGCAAATAAAGGATACGGCTTTGGCCGTTTGATTGAATTATATGAAGCAAGCGAGCATCGTGTAGAAGTACCTGTTGAAGAAAACTATAAATATGGCGGCTGTCAGTTGCAGCATATCAGCTATGCGGGTCAACTTGAGTTTAAAGAAAACCAAGTTAAGCAAGTGATGAAACGTATCGGTAAACTGGAAGATGCAACGATTCATCCGATTATTGGAATGGACAACCCTTTAAATTATCGTAATAAGGCACAAGTACCAGTTGGAAAAAGGGGCGGTAATTTAATCGCTGGATTCTATAAGCCGCGCACCCATGAAATTGTAGATACTAACGAAAGCATCGTTCAAGATCCTGCGGTTAATGAAGCGATTAAAGTCGTT
The Peribacillus sp. FSL H8-0477 genome window above contains:
- a CDS encoding methionine aminopeptidase; its protein translation is MGIFQAISAWNAARYEKHVSSMEERGFCPDCRGRGFDSYAPNEYYYNSVYECSGCNGSGTYHDWAELQTQQM
- a CDS encoding alpha/beta fold hydrolase; the protein is MIEGWVKNGDIRIHYLDNTGPSKETTPLVIIPGIAETGEEYEDLIQALLPRRALVVTMRGRGLSDAPKSGFTLEHHVSDIEVVVNRITIDKFAIFGYGRGVAYALGYAVAHTDRINGLIIGDYPAMQKDLPEGWSDFFLKSTNKRVLESMTLETLKAIEKDSKNVDFLKHLKEIDCPVLILQGSEESVGLTEDGAKDYLRAMPDARVRIIDPDKPGSTNPKSAEFADTLKKFFQETKNCGIN
- a CDS encoding GGDEF domain-containing protein; translation: MKIVSKVQYAFSSMIILILAVCTFAHYHKLVWLEIMGAIVLIGLAMHLGYQFDRTRHYELERKKQTARMSALVSSLKSGILALDENRKIIHVNKEFCQMFRLNENGEQLHGTNGHELFQKNAPLFTDPDLFLQTIRTLYTAHSMALNQEVHLTNGQIFEFDYLPIYVGQHDSGHLWHYRNVTEAKEKERLLIESNMILQNLSSMDGLTGIANRRSFDSRISDEWKRSLRQNGEPLSLIMLDIDHFKLYNDTYGHQEGDNCLIQIAAAIQACCIRPGDLAARYGGEEFSIIFPATSAAGAISVAERIKKAIEHMQIPHANSLISPNVTVSMGIGTVIPNAAASVTTLIEQADQALYQAKSHGRNRLILYQEISKKRLGHN
- a CDS encoding GNAT family N-acetyltransferase, producing the protein MKIREGIPEDADEAVYLMNLAIDEIGQALTGEQEEAAILEVMASFFKKKQNRLSHENTLVIEENSEIIGVIVVYHGSEAEKLDWPLIEQVRLKSGNSDLLIDIESEPEDYYIDTVCVKPSYRGNRLGTTLIAEAEKRGRNLGYGRMSLNVEADNKGARALYQKLGYQKVGSKTIYGHSYDYMVKVMS
- a CDS encoding diacylglycerol kinase; translation: MKRARLIYNPTSGREAIKKSLPDVLAKLEAAGYETSCHATTGEGDATEAARIAIERGYEVVIAAGGDGTIYEVVNGLADAENRPKLGIIPVGTTNDFARAIHVPRSIDQAVDIITANHTMPIDIGKMNEKYFINIAGGGRLTELTYDVPSKLKTMLGHLAYYVKGIEMLPSLKPTEVTIEYDGKIYEGEIMLFLVANTNSVGGFERLAPDASLNDGMFTLLILKKTNLADFIRIASLAMRGEHIHDRNVIYVKANRIKVTTKKEMMLNLDGEFGGLAPAEFVNQYRHFDVFVPEGELQDDPANQREQIGDVTEDHKND